The following are encoded together in the Aerococcus mictus genome:
- the ligA gene encoding NAD-dependent DNA ligase LigA, translating to MTELVDQLNHYAHEYYVLDQPSVSDDLYDKTYRQLEELEASHPDLIQSDSPTQRVGDVLNEKFDKVHFDHPMLSLGDVFSQEELMAWVDGVQKEFGTDTEFVCEMKIDGLSVSLLYQDGRLVRGATRGDGSTGENITNNIKTIASIPLRLQEPLNVEVRGEIYMPKASFAKLNEEREAAGLATFANPRNSAAGSVRQLDPKVTAKRNLNVFLYTGVLPAEAGVNSQAELLTSYPQWGLRVNPEFKLTHSKEEIWDYVEHVSQVRHDLAYDIDGIVIKVNDFDQQEELGYTVKAPRWAIAYKFPAEQANTTIRDIEWTVGRTGVVTPTAVMDPVLVAGSTVQRASLHNMDLIQAKDIRLNDTVMIHKAGDIIPEVVSVVTEDRDANSEPYPEPETCPICHSDLVHLEDEVALRCVNPACPAQAKEKLFHFVSRNAMDITGVGPAVITQLYEKGYVKDPSDLYQLDEDTLLTLDKVKEKSAQNILQAIDQSRENSLERLLFGLGIRHVGVKAARDIAMTFGSMEAIQAAEREAISAIDGIGEIIADSVEEYFANDEVTALVNCLSERGVNMTYLGASPQTLANVDSFWQGKTVVLTGKLTHYSRQEAKALIEGQGGKVTGSVSKNTDVVVAGEDAGSKLTKAQDLDILIFDEEEMLSHLEDA from the coding sequence ATGACAGAACTGGTTGACCAGTTAAACCACTATGCCCATGAGTACTATGTCTTAGACCAACCCAGTGTCAGTGATGACCTCTATGACAAGACCTACCGCCAACTCGAAGAACTGGAAGCCAGCCATCCCGACTTAATTCAAAGCGACTCCCCCACGCAAAGGGTTGGGGATGTCTTAAATGAAAAGTTTGACAAGGTCCACTTTGACCATCCCATGCTGTCCTTGGGCGATGTCTTTAGCCAGGAAGAATTGATGGCCTGGGTAGATGGGGTCCAAAAGGAATTTGGAACAGATACTGAATTTGTCTGTGAGATGAAAATTGACGGCTTGTCTGTTTCTCTCCTCTACCAAGACGGCCGTTTGGTCAGGGGAGCGACCCGGGGCGACGGTAGTACAGGAGAAAATATTACCAATAACATTAAAACCATCGCCTCCATTCCCCTCCGCTTACAAGAACCCCTAAATGTGGAAGTTCGGGGAGAAATTTATATGCCCAAGGCTTCCTTTGCCAAGTTGAATGAAGAACGGGAGGCTGCCGGGCTGGCGACTTTTGCTAATCCGCGTAACTCAGCCGCGGGTTCAGTCCGCCAATTAGACCCCAAAGTGACCGCCAAGAGAAACTTGAACGTCTTTCTCTATACCGGTGTCCTACCCGCCGAGGCTGGGGTCAATAGCCAAGCGGAACTGTTGACCAGCTATCCTCAATGGGGCCTTCGAGTGAACCCAGAATTTAAGTTGACCCACAGTAAGGAAGAAATTTGGGACTATGTCGAACACGTCAGTCAGGTCCGCCATGACCTGGCCTATGATATTGACGGGATTGTGATCAAGGTCAATGATTTCGACCAACAGGAAGAATTAGGCTATACCGTTAAGGCGCCACGCTGGGCCATTGCCTATAAGTTCCCCGCTGAACAAGCCAATACCACCATCCGTGATATTGAATGGACCGTGGGGCGGACTGGGGTAGTGACCCCTACCGCCGTCATGGATCCTGTCCTAGTGGCTGGGTCGACCGTGCAACGGGCTTCCCTCCATAATATGGACTTGATCCAAGCCAAGGATATCCGCCTTAATGACACCGTGATGATTCATAAGGCTGGGGACATTATCCCTGAAGTAGTTAGCGTGGTGACAGAAGACCGGGACGCTAATAGTGAGCCCTATCCAGAACCTGAGACCTGTCCAATTTGTCACAGTGACCTCGTCCACTTAGAAGATGAAGTGGCCCTCCGTTGCGTCAATCCCGCCTGTCCGGCCCAGGCCAAGGAGAAACTTTTCCACTTTGTTTCCCGTAATGCCATGGATATTACCGGGGTGGGGCCAGCGGTCATTACCCAATTGTACGAGAAGGGCTATGTTAAAGACCCTAGTGATCTCTACCAATTAGATGAAGATACCTTGCTGACCTTAGATAAGGTTAAGGAAAAATCGGCCCAAAACATCCTCCAAGCTATCGACCAAAGCCGGGAAAATTCCTTGGAACGGCTCCTCTTTGGATTAGGTATTCGCCATGTGGGCGTCAAGGCAGCTCGTGACATTGCCATGACTTTTGGCTCCATGGAAGCTATCCAAGCCGCTGAACGGGAGGCGATTTCAGCCATTGATGGGATTGGTGAAATCATTGCCGATAGTGTGGAGGAATACTTTGCCAACGATGAAGTGACTGCCTTAGTCAACTGCCTGAGTGAGCGGGGGGTTAATATGACCTACCTCGGCGCTAGCCCGCAAACTTTGGCCAATGTGGATTCCTTCTGGCAAGGCAAAACCGTGGTCTTAACCGGTAAACTGACTCACTATAGCCGACAAGAAGCCAAGGCCCTCATT
- a CDS encoding UvrD-helicase domain-containing protein, which yields MTNINQLIDGLNPQQKAAVQYTEGPLLIMAGAGSGKTRVLTHRMAYLLEEKSVRPWNILAITFTNKAANEMKERVKNLVGEAADTMWVSTFHSMCVRILRREAEAIGLSRSFTIADPAEQQSLIKRIMKDHNLDTTQFKPKMILGKISDAKNNLLGPKEYRQEYTGFIENIVADLYEDYQAGLQAAQSLDFDDLIMLTVRLFKEQPEILSYYQQKFHYIHVDEYQDTNEAQYRLVKLLADYFKNICVVGDADQSIYGWRGANMENILNFEKDYPQAKVILLEQNYRSTKTILKAANEVIQNNVHRQAKKLWTDNQDGGKINYYRAQNEQDESHYVLDKIRQATTDKNYQYKDIAILYRTNAQSRTMEEALVKANIPYRIVGGLKFYDRKEIKDVLAYLRLLTNPQDNLSFTRIINVPKRGIGPGTLDKLRYFASEHGLTLLQAAQKVDYAPISGKGAKSLKKFADMMTNLQKQREFLTITDLTEEVLDKSGYLADLKAQKTLEATARIENIEEFLSVTRAFDERWEKEADQRQALAEITQTDQAGNPVEPVNIMEDSSQADQAGEVSLLSPEELDAGLGQAALLGLDPGADASDDALLAFITDLSLVSDLDDSESNEEEGQVNLMTLHAAKGLEFPIVFIIGMEEGIFPLSRASEDDEELEEERRLAYVGITRAEKELYLTNSYSRMLYGQHKSHPESRFITEIDDDLLAKEDHSPLSMGSFSSSRPAYYNQRSRVSKSAAKAQEKRSIFAKGPSQSQGKSSEEVEWQVGDKARHKVWGVGTVVKVTGSDNDQELDIAFKGQGIKRLLAAFAPISKED from the coding sequence ATGACCAATATTAATCAATTAATCGACGGTCTCAATCCACAACAAAAAGCAGCAGTTCAATATACAGAAGGTCCCCTCTTAATCATGGCCGGGGCGGGATCAGGAAAAACCCGGGTCCTCACCCACCGCATGGCCTACTTATTAGAAGAAAAATCGGTCCGGCCTTGGAATATCCTGGCCATTACCTTTACCAATAAGGCTGCCAATGAAATGAAAGAACGGGTGAAAAACCTAGTCGGCGAAGCCGCAGATACCATGTGGGTAAGTACCTTCCACTCCATGTGTGTGCGGATTTTACGCCGGGAAGCAGAAGCTATCGGTCTCTCTCGGTCTTTTACTATTGCTGATCCGGCCGAACAACAAAGTTTAATTAAACGGATCATGAAGGACCATAATCTCGATACCACGCAATTCAAGCCCAAGATGATCCTAGGCAAAATTTCTGACGCCAAGAATAATCTCTTAGGGCCCAAGGAATACCGCCAAGAATATACCGGTTTTATTGAGAATATTGTGGCTGACCTCTATGAAGACTACCAAGCTGGCCTCCAAGCCGCCCAGTCCTTGGACTTTGATGATTTGATTATGTTGACGGTCCGCTTATTTAAGGAACAACCAGAGATTCTTTCCTACTACCAACAAAAATTCCACTATATTCACGTGGATGAATACCAAGATACCAATGAAGCCCAATACCGCTTGGTCAAACTTTTAGCGGATTACTTCAAGAATATCTGTGTGGTGGGGGACGCTGACCAAAGTATCTACGGCTGGCGGGGAGCCAATATGGAGAACATCCTTAACTTTGAAAAAGACTACCCCCAAGCCAAGGTGATTCTCCTCGAACAAAACTACCGGTCCACCAAGACCATCCTCAAGGCGGCCAATGAAGTGATTCAAAATAATGTCCACCGCCAAGCCAAGAAACTCTGGACCGATAACCAGGACGGTGGCAAGATTAACTATTACCGGGCCCAAAACGAACAAGATGAGAGCCACTATGTCTTGGATAAGATCCGTCAAGCCACGACTGACAAGAACTACCAATACAAGGACATTGCCATTCTCTACCGGACCAATGCCCAGTCACGGACCATGGAAGAAGCTCTGGTCAAGGCTAATATCCCTTACCGGATTGTCGGCGGACTCAAGTTCTATGACCGTAAGGAAATTAAGGACGTCCTGGCTTACTTGCGTCTGTTAACTAATCCCCAAGATAATCTGTCTTTCACCCGGATTATTAATGTCCCGAAACGGGGGATAGGACCAGGGACCCTGGATAAGTTACGCTACTTTGCTAGTGAGCACGGCCTAACCCTCTTACAGGCCGCTCAAAAGGTAGACTATGCGCCCATTTCAGGAAAAGGGGCCAAGTCGCTCAAGAAATTTGCGGATATGATGACTAACCTGCAAAAACAAAGAGAATTCCTCACCATCACCGATCTTACTGAAGAGGTCTTAGATAAGTCGGGTTATTTAGCCGACCTCAAGGCCCAAAAGACCTTGGAAGCAACGGCCCGGATTGAAAATATTGAAGAATTCCTGTCTGTAACTAGAGCCTTTGACGAACGCTGGGAGAAGGAAGCCGACCAACGCCAAGCCCTAGCGGAGATTACCCAGACTGACCAAGCAGGCAACCCTGTTGAACCGGTGAACATCATGGAGGATTCTAGCCAAGCTGACCAAGCAGGGGAAGTGTCGCTCTTGAGCCCCGAAGAATTAGATGCCGGACTTGGTCAAGCAGCCTTGCTGGGTTTAGATCCGGGTGCGGATGCTAGTGATGATGCTCTCTTGGCCTTTATTACCGACCTCTCCCTAGTTTCTGACTTGGATGATAGTGAGTCCAATGAAGAAGAGGGACAAGTTAACCTCATGACCCTCCACGCCGCTAAGGGGCTGGAGTTTCCCATCGTCTTTATCATTGGTATGGAAGAGGGCATCTTCCCTCTTTCTCGGGCTAGTGAAGACGATGAGGAATTAGAAGAAGAGCGCCGCCTAGCCTATGTGGGCATTACTCGGGCTGAAAAGGAGCTCTATCTCACCAATAGTTACTCCCGCATGCTCTACGGCCAACATAAGAGCCATCCAGAATCGCGTTTTATCACGGAGATTGACGATGATCTCTTAGCCAAGGAAGACCATAGCCCGCTCTCAATGGGGAGCTTCTCTTCCAGCCGACCGGCCTACTATAATCAAAGAAGTCGGGTCTCCAAGTCTGCTGCCAAAGCCCAAGAAAAACGTTCTATCTTTGCTAAGGGACCCAGCCAGTCTCAAGGCAAGAGTAGTGAAGAAGTAGAATGGCAGGTGGGTGATAAGGCCCGCCATAAGGTTTGGGGCGTGGGTACTGTGGTCAAGGTGACCGGCAGTGACAATGACCAAGAATTAGATATCGCCTTTAAGGGGCAGGGGATTAAGCGCTTGTTAGCGGCCTTTGCACCCATTAGTAAAGAAGATTAG
- a CDS encoding GntR family transcriptional regulator, translating into MAKSMSYKEKAYRYLKEQIDNNVLLAGTHLKENDLAKQLDMSRTPIRKALDQLAKEKYVRIEPYKGAVVCKNTLNSKAIVERLQFIELLVTALFKQMENKGITVNTKQLDEIAHHLKWDKTIDQINDYYDAEAKLFQLLVSYHSNAYFRRVTLDTVLNLHELYINEAKKREERFLAELEDMQNIYPPFIQALKDGDYPQANKYIRMWINKLILQQINY; encoded by the coding sequence ATGGCTAAGTCTATGAGTTATAAGGAGAAAGCTTATCGCTATTTGAAAGAACAAATTGATAATAACGTGTTGTTAGCAGGAACTCATTTAAAAGAAAATGATTTAGCTAAACAATTGGATATGTCGCGCACCCCCATTCGCAAGGCCTTGGACCAACTGGCCAAGGAAAAATATGTCCGGATTGAGCCCTATAAGGGGGCCGTGGTTTGTAAGAATACCCTTAATTCCAAGGCGATTGTGGAACGGCTTCAATTTATTGAGCTCTTAGTGACGGCCCTCTTTAAGCAAATGGAAAACAAGGGCATCACGGTAAATACCAAGCAGTTAGACGAAATCGCCCACCATTTAAAGTGGGATAAGACCATTGACCAGATTAATGACTATTATGATGCCGAAGCCAAGCTCTTTCAGCTCTTGGTTTCTTATCATTCCAATGCTTACTTCCGCCGGGTAACCTTGGATACAGTCTTAAACCTGCATGAACTCTATATTAACGAAGCCAAGAAACGGGAAGAACGCTTCTTAGCGGAGTTAGAAGACATGCAGAATATCTACCCACCCTTCATCCAGGCCCTCAAAGACGGCGACTACCCACAGGCTAACAAGTATATCCGCATGTGGATTAATAAACTGATCCTGCAACAAATTAATTATTAA